A window from Actinomycetospora corticicola encodes these proteins:
- a CDS encoding NAD(P)/FAD-dependent oxidoreductase encodes MVVLGGGYAGQLAAQALAARTDATVTLVNDGDRFVQRVRLHEASVGGAAAAPRFTDLLAGTGVRFVDDRAEGLDPVGHRVELRDGGTLPYDLLVYALGSHADPLALPGPVQDVSTAAGAARLHDRLADGPRRVAVVGSGLTGLELATELGEHGHRVTLVGAGALEDDLSARGARHVRRVCARLGVTVREHARAVAADEDGLVLADGSRVTADVVVGTVGFAVPNLARRSGLAVDDAGRVLVGPDLRSTSHADVLAIGDAAAATRADGRLLRMACATGLPQAQQAARTVAALLAGTTPEPLRFRYAVRCVSLGRRDGLIQLVHADDSPREAVLTGRLAAAVKEAVVVNALRVQRHPWIPTSA; translated from the coding sequence GTGGTGGTCCTGGGCGGCGGGTACGCCGGACAGCTCGCCGCGCAGGCGCTGGCGGCCCGGACGGACGCGACGGTCACGCTGGTCAACGACGGCGACCGCTTCGTCCAGCGGGTCCGCCTGCACGAGGCGTCGGTCGGTGGTGCCGCGGCGGCCCCCCGGTTCACCGACCTGCTGGCGGGCACCGGCGTGCGGTTCGTCGACGACCGGGCCGAGGGGCTCGACCCCGTCGGCCACCGGGTGGAGCTGCGTGACGGCGGCACGCTGCCCTACGACCTGCTCGTGTACGCCCTCGGCAGCCACGCCGACCCGCTGGCCCTCCCCGGTCCCGTCCAGGACGTCTCGACGGCGGCCGGGGCGGCCCGGCTGCACGACCGGCTCGCCGACGGACCCCGTCGGGTGGCGGTGGTGGGGAGCGGCCTCACCGGCCTGGAGCTCGCCACCGAGCTCGGCGAACACGGCCACCGCGTCACGCTCGTCGGCGCCGGGGCGCTCGAGGACGACCTGTCCGCCCGGGGCGCCCGGCACGTGCGCCGCGTCTGCGCCCGGCTCGGCGTCACCGTCCGCGAGCACGCCCGCGCGGTGGCCGCCGACGAGGACGGCCTCGTTCTGGCGGACGGCTCGCGGGTCACGGCCGACGTCGTCGTCGGGACCGTGGGCTTCGCGGTGCCCAACCTCGCCCGCCGGTCCGGGCTCGCCGTCGACGACGCCGGGCGGGTGCTCGTCGGGCCCGACCTCCGCTCGACCTCGCACGCGGACGTCCTGGCGATCGGCGACGCGGCGGCCGCGACCCGGGCGGACGGCCGGCTCCTCCGCATGGCGTGCGCGACCGGACTCCCCCAGGCCCAGCAGGCCGCGCGCACCGTCGCCGCGCTGCTCGCCGGCACCACGCCGGAGCCGTTGCGCTTCCGGTACGCCGTGCGGTGCGTCAGCCTGGGGCGTCGGGACGGGCTGATCCAGCTGGTGCACGCCGACGACTCGCCCCGGGAGGCCGTGCTGACCGGGCGGCTCGCGGCGGCGGTGAAGGAGGCGGTCGTGGTCAACGCGCTGCGCGTCCAGCGCCACCCCTGGATCCCGACGAGCGCATGA
- a CDS encoding class I SAM-dependent methyltransferase yields MTTPPSTFDEAYRTGEPPWVIGAPQPAVVDLERTGAVVGPVLDLGCGAGEHTILLARLGYEVLGADASPAAVELARARARAAGVDASFVVADAFDPAGLGRFATVLDSALFHVFGAEDRARYAAALTDVVEPGGRVVVLALSTRGPGFGPQIDDDDLTAAFRTPDWHVEEVSTSTYRGRVTHAGQEASTGVALGELVDLPAVLARVRRQAPAQTSSRS; encoded by the coding sequence ATGACCACGCCGCCGTCCACCTTCGACGAGGCCTACCGCACCGGGGAACCGCCCTGGGTGATCGGAGCCCCGCAGCCCGCCGTCGTCGACCTCGAACGCACCGGCGCCGTCGTCGGGCCGGTGCTCGACCTCGGGTGCGGGGCGGGCGAGCACACGATCCTGTTGGCGCGGCTCGGCTACGAGGTGCTGGGCGCCGACGCCTCCCCCGCGGCGGTCGAGCTGGCCCGCGCGCGGGCACGCGCAGCCGGGGTCGACGCGTCCTTCGTCGTCGCCGACGCGTTCGACCCGGCCGGGCTCGGACGCTTCGCCACCGTGCTCGACAGCGCCCTGTTCCACGTCTTCGGCGCCGAGGACCGCGCCCGCTACGCGGCGGCGCTCACCGACGTGGTGGAGCCCGGCGGCCGGGTGGTCGTGCTCGCGCTGTCGACCCGCGGCCCCGGCTTCGGGCCGCAGATCGACGACGACGACCTCACCGCGGCGTTCCGCACCCCGGACTGGCACGTCGAGGAGGTCTCGACGAGCACCTACCGCGGGCGGGTCACCCACGCCGGCCAGGAGGCCTCCACCGGCGTCGCGCTCGGCGAGCTGGTGGACCTGCCGGCCGTGCTGGCGCGCGTCCGACGGCAGGCGCCCGCTCAGACCTCCTCGAGGTCGTAG
- a CDS encoding MFS transporter, which produces MSDQRQVRRVLGASLVGTTIEWYDFFIYASASGLVFGQLFFSPLGPTAGLFASFATIGVSFVVRPFGGILAGHLGDRFGRRGVLVATLVLMGLSTVGVGLLPTYATIGVAAPVLLVVLRLLQGVSAGGEWGGAALMSVEHAPHGRRGFYGSFPQLGVPIGLLIANGVFFTVSGLTTREQFLAWGWRLPFLLSIVLIAVGFVIRYRVDESPVFEELRQRRARRSAPLGVVLRRHPRELLVGIGLFMANNMAGYLLIAFITTYGTRTLGLSTATMLLIGIAGAVSWGFATLYAARWSDRVGRKRVYLVGTLALLVWAFPLFLLLDTANIGLMVLAVVVFGVPLGLTYGQQSATYAEMFPAAVRYSGASLAYALGAVLGGAFAPLLSAYLVEVTGTSLSVSGYIAVLSLITLAAVLAMRERPAAEREAFVDGVADDEEVRAQA; this is translated from the coding sequence ATGTCCGATCAGCGACAGGTCCGCCGCGTTCTCGGCGCGAGCCTCGTCGGCACCACCATCGAGTGGTACGACTTCTTCATCTACGCCTCGGCCTCCGGGCTGGTGTTCGGGCAGCTGTTCTTCTCCCCGCTCGGCCCGACGGCGGGTCTGTTCGCCTCGTTCGCCACGATCGGCGTCAGCTTCGTGGTCCGGCCGTTCGGCGGCATCCTCGCCGGGCACCTGGGCGACCGCTTCGGTCGCCGCGGCGTGCTGGTGGCGACGCTGGTGCTGATGGGGCTCTCCACCGTCGGGGTCGGCCTCCTGCCGACCTACGCGACGATCGGCGTCGCGGCGCCGGTCCTGCTCGTGGTGCTGCGTCTGCTGCAGGGCGTGTCGGCGGGCGGCGAGTGGGGCGGGGCCGCACTCATGTCGGTCGAACACGCCCCGCACGGCAGACGGGGCTTCTACGGCTCGTTCCCGCAGCTCGGCGTCCCGATCGGCCTGCTGATCGCCAACGGCGTGTTCTTCACCGTCTCCGGTCTGACCACCCGGGAGCAGTTCCTCGCGTGGGGCTGGCGCCTGCCCTTCCTGCTGTCGATCGTGCTGATCGCCGTGGGGTTCGTGATCCGCTACCGGGTCGACGAGAGCCCGGTGTTCGAGGAGCTCCGCCAGCGGCGGGCCCGCCGGTCGGCGCCGCTCGGGGTCGTCCTGCGCCGCCACCCGCGCGAGCTGCTCGTCGGGATCGGGCTGTTCATGGCCAACAACATGGCGGGCTACCTGCTCATCGCGTTCATCACCACCTACGGCACCCGCACCCTCGGGCTCTCGACGGCGACGATGCTGCTCATCGGCATCGCCGGCGCGGTCTCGTGGGGGTTCGCGACCCTGTATGCCGCGCGCTGGTCCGACCGCGTCGGGCGCAAGCGGGTCTACCTCGTCGGCACCCTCGCCCTGCTGGTCTGGGCGTTCCCGTTGTTCCTGCTGCTGGACACCGCCAACATCGGGCTGATGGTCCTCGCCGTCGTCGTCTTCGGGGTGCCCCTCGGGCTGACGTACGGGCAGCAGTCGGCGACCTACGCGGAGATGTTCCCGGCGGCCGTCCGCTACAGCGGGGCGTCCCTGGCGTACGCGCTGGGCGCGGTGCTCGGTGGGGCGTTCGCCCCGCTGCTCTCGGCGTACCTGGTGGAGGTCACGGGGACCTCGCTGTCGGTGTCGGGGTACATCGCCGTGCTGTCGCTGATCACGCTCGCCGCGGTGCTGGCGATGCGGGAGCGTCCGGCCGCGGAGCGGGAGGCGTTCGTCGACGGGGTCGCGGACGACGAGGAGGTGCGGGCGCAGGCGTAG
- a CDS encoding MarR family winged helix-turn-helix transcriptional regulator yields MSGGELALRLLAAFRGLVDDVHAELAAHGHPGVRPAHGFALQAIGSGGATAGELALRLGVSKQAAGKTVDGLAALGYVERAVDPADARRKVVGLTAAGREVLDLSGRAFDRARGGRLAGVDAAQVAAFEQVLRALTDGDAPGFDAASWLAGPDPSS; encoded by the coding sequence ATGTCGGGCGGTGAGCTCGCCCTGCGCCTGCTCGCGGCGTTCCGGGGGCTCGTCGACGACGTGCACGCCGAGCTCGCCGCGCACGGTCACCCGGGGGTCCGACCGGCGCACGGCTTCGCGCTGCAGGCGATCGGGTCCGGCGGGGCGACCGCGGGCGAGCTCGCGCTCCGCCTGGGCGTCAGCAAACAGGCCGCGGGCAAGACGGTCGACGGCCTGGCCGCGCTGGGTTACGTCGAACGCGCTGTGGACCCCGCGGACGCACGCCGCAAGGTCGTCGGCCTGACCGCCGCCGGACGTGAGGTGCTCGACCTGTCGGGCCGCGCCTTCGACCGCGCCCGGGGCGGACGCCTGGCGGGGGTCGACGCCGCGCAGGTGGCGGCCTTCGAGCAGGTGCTCCGAGCCCTGACCGACGGCGACGCCCCGGGGTTCGACGCCGCCTCGTGGCTGGCCGGCCCTGACCCGTCGTCCTGA
- a CDS encoding phytanoyl-CoA dioxygenase family protein, protein MLTDDEIRRFRDDGFVAVRGAFPRAVADACAAEIWAALPESPGDPSTWTVPVRRLDGFGTPPFATAARAPVLHEAFDQLVGLGRWVPRTGLGTIPVRFPSTGEPGDDGWHLEGNFAGPDGGPRVDLRCHGRALLMLFLFADVGPDDAPTRIRVGSHLDVPPFLADAGDEGREWMAVCRDVVPASADRPVATAHGAAGDVFLCHPFLVHAAQPHHGTRPRLMAQPPLEPTGPVDLESPYPVAAAIRAGLGS, encoded by the coding sequence ATGCTCACCGACGACGAGATCCGGCGCTTTCGTGACGACGGGTTCGTCGCGGTCCGCGGGGCGTTCCCGCGGGCCGTGGCGGACGCCTGCGCGGCGGAGATCTGGGCGGCGCTGCCGGAGTCCCCGGGCGACCCCTCCACCTGGACCGTGCCGGTCCGCCGCCTCGACGGGTTCGGGACGCCGCCGTTCGCCACGGCCGCGCGGGCGCCCGTGCTGCACGAGGCGTTCGACCAGCTCGTCGGCCTCGGCCGGTGGGTCCCGCGGACGGGGCTCGGCACGATCCCGGTCCGCTTCCCCTCGACCGGGGAGCCGGGCGACGACGGGTGGCACCTCGAGGGGAACTTCGCCGGTCCCGACGGCGGGCCGCGCGTCGACCTGCGCTGCCACGGCCGGGCGCTGCTGATGCTGTTCCTGTTCGCCGACGTCGGACCGGACGACGCACCGACCCGCATCCGGGTCGGGTCGCACCTCGACGTCCCGCCCTTCCTCGCCGACGCCGGCGACGAGGGGCGGGAGTGGATGGCCGTGTGCCGGGACGTGGTGCCGGCCTCGGCGGACCGGCCGGTGGCCACCGCACACGGGGCGGCGGGCGACGTGTTCCTCTGCCACCCGTTCCTCGTCCACGCCGCCCAGCCGCACCACGGGACGCGGCCTCGGCTGATGGCCCAGCCGCCACTCGAGCCGACCGGCCCCGTCGACCTGGAGTCGCCGTACCCGGTCGCGGCGGCGATCCGCGCGGGCCTGGGGTCCTGA
- the ppsA gene encoding phosphoenolpyruvate synthase, with translation MDHVRWLETLSSGDVDAVGGKNSSLGEMIQNLESAGVRVPGGFATTADAYRAFLSANGLDDRVRELLDGLDPNGDKLAEVGAAIRDEFTKAEFPEDTADAIREAYAELSRRYDTENVDVAVRSSATAEDLPDASFAGQQDTYLNITGADALMAACKDCFASVFTDRAIAYRTEQGYDHLDLALSVGVQKMVRSDQGSAGVMFTIDSDTGFPDTIVINAAWGLGENVVGGEVTPDQYTVYKPFLENTALRPIIEKSVGAKEKTMQYAADPEQAGDTTENVDTPPEQRSRFVLTDDDILELARWGTTIEKHYDRPMDIEWARDGRTGEMFVVQARPETVQSNAGAGTLQTYRLDETGTVLVSGLAIGQAVASGAVQRIASADDIDTFEEGRVLVTEMTDPDWVPIMRKAAAIVTDRGGRTSHAAIVSRELGVPAIVGTGDATATLSDEQEVTISCVEGDQGQVYEGLLEYTVEDLSLDDVPETRTRVMMNIGNPAAAMQWWRLPAHGIGLARVEYLVNNVIQAHPLALLHPDRIDDEARARIEELTEGYDSNEEYFVEQMARGIGVIAASQYPEPVVVRLSDFKTNEYAGLIGGTTFEPEEENPMLGWRGASRYYSDDYAEAFVLECRALHRVRIEMGFTNVIVMVPFCRTPDEADRVLEILAENGLKRGEDELQVYVMAEIPSNVLQADEFAERFDGFSIGSNDLTQLTLGIGRDDDRLSHLFDERNPAVKKMISMLIETAHAHGRYVGICGQGPSDHPELAEFLVEQGIDSMSLNPDSVLTVIEKVAAAEKK, from the coding sequence ATGGACCACGTGCGCTGGCTGGAGACGCTGTCGTCGGGTGACGTCGACGCCGTCGGGGGGAAGAACTCCTCGCTCGGCGAGATGATCCAGAACCTGGAGTCGGCGGGGGTCCGTGTCCCCGGCGGCTTCGCGACGACCGCGGACGCCTATCGCGCGTTCCTGTCGGCCAACGGCCTGGACGACCGGGTGCGGGAGCTCCTCGACGGGCTCGACCCGAACGGCGACAAGCTCGCCGAGGTGGGCGCCGCGATCCGCGACGAGTTCACCAAGGCGGAGTTCCCGGAGGACACCGCGGACGCGATCCGCGAGGCCTACGCCGAGCTGTCGCGCCGGTACGACACCGAGAACGTCGACGTCGCGGTCCGGTCGAGCGCGACCGCGGAGGACCTGCCGGACGCGAGCTTCGCGGGCCAGCAGGACACCTACCTCAACATCACCGGCGCCGACGCCCTGATGGCCGCCTGCAAGGACTGCTTCGCCTCGGTGTTCACCGACCGGGCGATCGCCTACCGCACCGAGCAGGGCTACGACCATCTCGACCTGGCGCTGTCGGTCGGCGTCCAGAAGATGGTCCGCTCCGACCAGGGCAGCGCCGGCGTCATGTTCACCATCGACTCGGACACCGGCTTCCCCGACACGATCGTCATCAACGCCGCCTGGGGCCTGGGCGAGAACGTCGTCGGCGGTGAGGTCACGCCCGACCAGTACACGGTCTACAAGCCGTTCCTGGAGAACACCGCGCTCCGGCCCATCATCGAGAAGTCGGTGGGGGCGAAGGAGAAGACGATGCAGTACGCGGCCGACCCCGAGCAGGCCGGCGACACCACCGAGAACGTCGACACCCCGCCCGAGCAGCGCAGCCGCTTCGTCCTCACCGACGACGACATCCTCGAGCTCGCCCGCTGGGGCACGACGATCGAGAAGCACTACGACCGCCCGATGGACATCGAGTGGGCCCGAGACGGCCGGACCGGGGAGATGTTCGTCGTCCAGGCCCGCCCCGAGACCGTGCAGTCGAACGCCGGCGCCGGGACGCTGCAGACCTACCGGCTCGACGAGACCGGCACGGTCCTCGTCAGCGGCCTCGCGATCGGGCAGGCCGTCGCCTCCGGCGCGGTGCAGCGCATCGCCTCGGCCGACGACATCGACACCTTCGAGGAGGGCCGGGTCCTCGTCACCGAGATGACCGACCCGGACTGGGTGCCGATCATGCGCAAGGCCGCGGCCATCGTCACCGACCGCGGCGGGCGCACCTCGCACGCCGCGATCGTCTCCCGCGAGCTCGGCGTGCCCGCCATCGTCGGGACGGGCGACGCCACGGCGACGCTCTCCGACGAGCAGGAGGTCACGATCTCCTGCGTCGAGGGCGACCAGGGTCAGGTCTACGAGGGGCTGCTCGAGTACACCGTCGAGGACCTCTCGCTCGACGACGTCCCCGAGACCCGCACGCGCGTGATGATGAACATCGGCAACCCGGCCGCCGCCATGCAGTGGTGGCGGCTGCCGGCCCACGGCATCGGGCTCGCGCGCGTCGAGTACCTCGTCAACAACGTCATCCAGGCCCACCCGCTGGCCCTGCTGCACCCCGACCGCATCGACGACGAGGCCCGCGCCCGGATCGAGGAGCTCACCGAGGGCTACGACTCGAACGAGGAGTACTTCGTCGAGCAGATGGCGCGGGGCATCGGCGTCATCGCCGCGTCCCAGTACCCCGAACCCGTCGTCGTACGGCTGTCGGACTTCAAGACCAACGAGTACGCGGGCCTCATCGGCGGGACGACGTTCGAGCCGGAGGAGGAGAACCCGATGCTCGGGTGGCGCGGGGCCTCGCGCTACTACAGCGACGACTACGCCGAGGCGTTCGTCCTCGAGTGCCGGGCGCTGCACCGCGTGCGCATCGAGATGGGCTTCACCAACGTCATCGTCATGGTGCCGTTCTGCCGCACCCCCGACGAGGCCGACCGCGTCCTGGAGATCCTCGCCGAGAACGGTCTGAAGCGCGGTGAGGACGAGCTGCAGGTCTACGTGATGGCGGAGATCCCGTCGAACGTGCTGCAGGCCGACGAGTTCGCCGAGCGCTTCGACGGCTTCTCCATCGGCTCCAACGACCTCACCCAGCTCACCCTCGGGATCGGCCGCGACGACGACCGCCTCTCGCATTTGTTCGACGAGCGCAACCCCGCCGTCAAGAAGATGATCTCGATGCTCATCGAGACGGCGCACGCGCACGGTCGGTACGTCGGCATCTGCGGCCAGGGTCCGTCGGACCACCCGGAGCTCGCCGAGTTCCTGGTGGAGCAGGGCATCGACTCGATGTCGCTGAACCCCGACAGCGTGCTCACCGTGATCGAGAAGGTCGCGGCGGCGGAGAAGAAGTAG
- a CDS encoding cupin domain-containing protein: MTVIRRTETRRTETPNAVMTTYASPSLGGSAQALWQVEMAPAAHGPVHTMDGEQVWTVLRGRAQVDTDDGNHDVGPGDSVVLAAGRTRRIHADPDGGLVALVTGPGAAHAVVPGGEPTVPPWMA, from the coding sequence GTGACCGTCATCCGTCGTACCGAGACCCGCCGCACCGAGACCCCCAACGCCGTGATGACGACCTATGCGTCCCCGTCCCTCGGGGGCAGCGCCCAGGCTCTCTGGCAGGTGGAGATGGCACCGGCCGCCCACGGGCCGGTGCACACCATGGACGGCGAGCAGGTGTGGACCGTCCTGCGCGGACGGGCGCAGGTGGACACCGACGACGGGAACCACGACGTCGGACCGGGCGACTCGGTCGTGCTCGCCGCCGGGAGGACCCGTCGGATTCACGCCGACCCCGACGGCGGGCTCGTCGCCCTGGTCACCGGCCCGGGCGCCGCACACGCCGTGGTCCCCGGCGGCGAACCCACCGTCCCGCCCTGGATGGCCTGA
- a CDS encoding GntR family transcriptional regulator, whose product MTDPAGPALEALARVRTVQTSSTAERVADAVREQVVEGLLLPGVRLPEQALCDALSVSRNTLREAFSQLIAERILTREQHRGVFVATPGVADVRDVYRARRLVEPAAVRRGTQVDDPAGVKALRAAVEEGRAAAAGRDWAGVADANQHFHRAVVGLAGSARLDAWMALLLAEMRLIFHRVGAVEDFHAPYLERNAMVADLVEQGRPDEAATELEAYLADAEARIVGALGG is encoded by the coding sequence GTGACCGACCCCGCCGGCCCCGCGCTCGAGGCGCTGGCGCGCGTGCGCACCGTGCAGACGTCCTCGACGGCGGAGCGGGTGGCCGACGCGGTGCGCGAGCAGGTGGTCGAGGGGCTGCTGCTGCCGGGGGTGCGGCTGCCGGAGCAGGCGTTGTGCGACGCCCTCTCGGTCTCGCGGAACACGCTGCGCGAGGCGTTCAGCCAGCTCATCGCCGAACGGATCCTCACGCGCGAACAGCACCGCGGGGTGTTCGTGGCGACGCCGGGGGTCGCCGACGTCCGCGACGTCTATCGCGCGCGGCGCCTCGTCGAGCCCGCCGCCGTGCGGCGGGGGACGCAGGTCGACGACCCGGCCGGGGTCAAGGCCCTGCGCGCCGCCGTCGAGGAGGGACGGGCGGCGGCGGCCGGGCGGGACTGGGCCGGCGTGGCGGACGCGAACCAGCACTTCCACCGCGCCGTGGTCGGCCTGGCCGGCAGCGCCCGGCTCGACGCCTGGATGGCGCTGCTCCTCGCCGAGATGCGGTTGATCTTCCACCGGGTCGGCGCGGTCGAGGACTTCCACGCGCCCTACCTCGAGCGCAACGCCATGGTGGCCGACCTCGTGGAGCAGGGTCGGCCCGACGAGGCCGCGACCGAGCTGGAGGCCTACCTCGCCGACGCCGAGGCCCGCATCGTGGGCGCCCTCGGGGGCTGA
- a CDS encoding Rieske (2Fe-2S) protein yields the protein MAWEAVADVDQMEEGEPVRVELGDTPVCVVLLSDTEACAVHDTCTHQGQSLAEGHVTPEDEIVCPAHASTFDLHTGEARGIPAVAPVASFPCRIDDGAVWVDVGD from the coding sequence ATGGCGTGGGAAGCGGTGGCGGACGTCGACCAGATGGAGGAGGGCGAACCGGTCCGCGTCGAGCTGGGCGACACCCCGGTCTGCGTGGTGCTGCTCTCGGACACCGAGGCGTGCGCGGTGCACGACACCTGCACCCATCAGGGCCAGTCGCTCGCCGAGGGCCACGTGACCCCGGAGGACGAGATCGTCTGCCCGGCGCACGCCTCCACCTTCGACCTGCACACCGGCGAGGCCCGGGGCATCCCGGCCGTCGCACCGGTCGCGAGCTTCCCCTGCCGCATCGACGACGGCGCGGTGTGGGTGGACGTCGGCGACTGA
- a CDS encoding endonuclease/exonuclease/phosphatase family protein, giving the protein MIARSVLLVVLLLGACTVAPAPASVLRVMTWNVLTARYDPADWAPVIAAQRPDVVALQEICASEATALAALLRARGLVYTAVPGPVVPSPVEDAAPVNAALRRPCADRGAVTYGLALLTRLPVVAATTVLFAPDRRDEQRGYQRVDLGGLVVVNAHLGLNGTAGPQLATLAGVVAGERGPVVVLGDLNREDVGPLGSLTPVGSSPDRATSTPIGGVGAIDHVLVRGLGVVGADAPEVPVSDHRPIVAELSR; this is encoded by the coding sequence GTGATTGCCCGATCGGTGCTGCTGGTAGTCCTGCTGCTCGGAGCATGCACGGTCGCACCGGCACCGGCGTCGGTGCTGCGGGTGATGACGTGGAACGTCCTCACGGCGCGGTACGACCCGGCGGACTGGGCCCCGGTGATCGCGGCACAGCGCCCGGACGTCGTGGCCCTGCAGGAGATCTGCGCGAGCGAAGCGACCGCACTGGCGGCGCTGCTGCGCGCCCGCGGGCTCGTCTACACGGCCGTGCCGGGGCCGGTCGTACCGTCGCCCGTCGAGGACGCGGCGCCGGTGAACGCCGCGCTGCGTCGGCCGTGCGCGGACCGTGGGGCGGTCACCTACGGCCTCGCCCTGCTCACACGTCTCCCCGTCGTCGCCGCGACGACCGTGCTGTTCGCGCCCGACCGCCGCGACGAGCAACGCGGGTACCAGCGGGTCGACCTCGGCGGGCTCGTCGTCGTGAACGCGCACCTCGGGCTGAACGGGACCGCGGGGCCGCAGCTCGCGACCCTGGCGGGCGTCGTCGCGGGGGAGCGGGGCCCCGTCGTCGTGCTCGGGGACCTCAACCGCGAGGACGTGGGTCCCCTCGGGTCGCTCACCCCGGTCGGGTCCTCTCCCGACAGAGCAACCAGCACGCCGATAGGGGGCGTGGGTGCGATCGACCACGTCCTGGTCCGGGGGCTCGGCGTCGTGGGGGCGGACGCCCCGGAGGTGCCGGTGTCCGACCACCGGCCGATCGTGGCCGAGCTGAGTCGCTGA